The following DNA comes from Thermococcus piezophilus.
AGACAGCACAGGGACGGTTGGGGCTACGTCCTGGTGAGAGACGGAAGCGTGAGGCACTACAGGAGCATGAAGCCAATATTTGAGGACTCTTCTGCCGTCGCGTCCGTAAAGGATGCCCTCGAGGGCTTCTCCGTTCTGATGGTTCACACGAGGGCGGCCAGCCAGGGGGCCAAGAACCTCTTCAACGTCCAGCCCTTCGCTTTCTCAACGAGACGTGGCTTCAGCTTCTGGTTGCTTCACAACGGAGACCTCAACAAGGAGAAGATAATCGAGCTCGCCGAGCTGGACGAGAAAGACCTAAGGAACGCCTCCGACAGCTACACCTTTGCCGTGTATCTCTGCAGGAGGCTCCCGAGTCCCAAACTGGAGGATGTTCTCATCCACTACCGCGTAATCGAGGAGACCACCAAGAGTGTCTTCAACACGATGACGCTGTTCCAGAACTCCAAGGGAGAGTTTACTGCATTTATAACGGCTAAGATGGTCGAGAGACTCCTCCAAAAACCCGAGAGGTTCGACTACTCCAAGCTCCTCCTTCTGAGGGAGGAGAACCTATTTGCCGTGGCTTCCTCAACGCTGGAGCTCTATCACGAAGCCGGATACGAGGTCATCCCCAACGAGACAGCCTTTTACCTGCGGATTTCTTATGAGGATGTCAGCGTTGAGACCGTTCATCTGTGATAAGGTTATATAGAAAGTCCTCCCACTTTTCTTTTGGGTGATGATATGGAGGGGAAGGCTCCGATTAAGGTCTACATGACGAGAAAGCTCATTGGCGTCGCGCCCGACGATACGGTGAAGCGGGCCTGTGAAGTGATGGTCGAGTTCGACATCGGCTCCCTTGTGGTAGTGGAGGAGGGACGGGTCGTCGGCTTCTTCACCAAGAGCGATATAATAAGACGCGTTGTGATTCCCGGCCTTCCGAACACGACACCGGCGAAAGATATAATGAGCAGCGAGCTCATAGCCGTGGACG
Coding sequences within:
- a CDS encoding class II glutamine amidotransferase yields the protein MCRILFAAGDGKKIKPLVDAIVKASENDPYKERRGSGRQHRDGWGYVLVRDGSVRHYRSMKPIFEDSSAVASVKDALEGFSVLMVHTRAASQGAKNLFNVQPFAFSTRRGFSFWLLHNGDLNKEKIIELAELDEKDLRNASDSYTFAVYLCRRLPSPKLEDVLIHYRVIEETTKSVFNTMTLFQNSKGEFTAFITAKMVERLLQKPERFDYSKLLLLREENLFAVASSTLELYHEAGYEVIPNETAFYLRISYEDVSVETVHL
- a CDS encoding cyclic nucleotide-binding/CBS domain-containing protein, encoding MEGKAPIKVYMTRKLIGVAPDDTVKRACEVMVEFDIGSLVVVEEGRVVGFFTKSDIIRRVVIPGLPNTTPAKDIMSSELIAVDENTPLREVLDLMAKKGIKHMLIEEKGKIVGIFSLSDLLTASRRKLETAIAAE